A portion of the Rhodopseudomonas sp. BAL398 genome contains these proteins:
- a CDS encoding sarcosine oxidase subunit delta: MRIPCPYCGPRDVAEFNYLGDAAPAPIASGDDAVDQAALFVHIYLRDNPAGPHQGYWYHGNGCRSWLVVTRDTISHDISEVRLADSRGRA; the protein is encoded by the coding sequence ATGAGAATCCCTTGCCCCTATTGTGGTCCGCGCGACGTTGCCGAGTTCAACTATCTCGGCGACGCGGCGCCGGCGCCGATCGCGAGCGGCGATGACGCCGTGGACCAGGCGGCGCTGTTCGTGCATATTTATTTGCGCGACAATCCTGCCGGCCCGCATCAGGGGTATTGGTATCACGGCAACGGCTGCCGCAGCTGGCTGGTCGTGACGCGTGACACCATCAGCCATGACATTAGCGAGGTCCGGCTTGCCGACAGTCGGGGGCGGGCATGA